A region from the Aegilops tauschii subsp. strangulata cultivar AL8/78 chromosome 5, Aet v6.0, whole genome shotgun sequence genome encodes:
- the LOC109785665 gene encoding uncharacterized protein produces the protein MEAMGKQQREEALLRAASDGNLRLLKKMARWMGSGGPGEAAVLGTVEDGVGDRALHLAAGSGRVEVCRYLVEDLRLDVNQLNFIGDTPLYHSVLYGRAAAARYLLDHGADPLAGKVHSPLYAAAKEGYCEIVELLLSRGIDVDLDSAQGTPLHAAAIAKDHDIIKILLEHHADPNKVFGLGYTPLSWAIRAFEPMSREPLECVKLLVKAGADLNFIDFDGGSYVMLAVKFGFPGIMKFLLDAGANPNIPDECGNTPIEVAASKGSRDMVEMLFPLTSPSSTLSDWSIDGIISHVKHFGLKPRDKQKCAKIRAELKQKASEAFKEGKYYVASEMYTGAMAFDPSPDDCATILANRSLSTLRGGNGRAALSDATMCRMARPLWPKACYREGAALMLLKRYERACEAFADGLKLDPTNGDLANALREAQEAAKNARSREK, from the exons ATGGAGGCGATGGGGAAGCAGCAGCGGGAGGAGGCGCTCCTCCGTGCCGCCTCCGACGGCAACCTCCGACTCCTCAAGA AGATGGCGCGGTGGATGGGCTCGGGAGGCCCAGGCGAGGCCGCCGTCCTGGGCACGGTGGAGGACGGCGTAGGGGACCGCGCGCTGCACCTGGCGGCCGGGTCGGGTCGGGTCGAGGTCTGCAGGTACCTCGTCGAGGACCTCCGCCTCGATGTCAATCAACTCAACTTCATAG GTGACACACCACTGTACCATTCTGTCTTGTATGGGAGAGCTGCTGCTGCAAGATATCTTCTTGATCATGGTGCTGATCCACTAGCTGGCAAAGTACACTCACCTCTCTATGCCGCTGCAAAGGAAG GATATTGTGAAATAGTAGAACTGCTGCTTTCAAGAGGAATAGATGTGGATTTAGATTCTGCACAAGGGACGCCATTGCATGCAGCTGCTATCGCTAAAGACCATGACATAATTAAGATTTTGTTGGAGCACCATGCCGAT CCTAACAAGGTTTTCGGTCTTGGTTATACCCCATTGAGTTGGGCCATCAGGGCCTTCGAGCCCATGTCTAGAGAGCCGCTGGAATGTGTCAAGCTACTTGTTAAG GCTGGTGCAGATCTGAATTTTATTGACTTCGATGGTGGTAGTTACGTGATGTTGGCAGTGAAGTTTGGCTTCCCTGGCATCATGAAGTTCTTGCTAGATGCTGGTGCTAACCCCAATATTCCTGATGAA TGTGGTAACACACCAATTGAAGTTGCTGCCTCTAAAGGCAGTAGGGACATGGTTGAAATGTTATTCCCTTTAACTTCTCCTAGTTCAACGCTGTCGGACTGGAGTATTGATGGAATCATTTCTCATGTGAAACACTTTGGTTTAAAGCCGAGG GATAAGCAAAAATGTGCGAAGATAAGAGCTGAACTAAAACAGAAAGCTTCAGAGGCTTTTAAGGAAGGGAAATATTATGTGGCATCAGAGATGTATACTGGT GCAATGGCATTTGACCCTAGTCCAGATGATTGTGCAACCATATTGGCAAATAGGAGTCTCAGTACGTTGCGCGGTGGGAACGGCAGAGCTGCTCTCTCTGATGCTACCATGTGCAGGATGGCGCGACCTCTTTGGCCAAAAGCTTGCTACCGAGAAGGCGCAGCTCTTATGTTATTGAAG AGGTACGAGAGAGCATGTGAGGCTTTTGCGGATGGCTTGAAGCTTGACCCTACAAATGGTGATCTTGCAAATGCTTTAAG GGAAGCCCAAGAAGCAGCAAAGAATGCTCGTAGCCGTGAAAAGTGA